Part of the Sodalinema gerasimenkoae IPPAS B-353 genome is shown below.
GGATTATCAAATGTACCCGAGTGAGGCCACCATGCTGAAACGCCACTTCAGAACCCTCAACAGATTTGTTCCCCAAGGATGGCGTTCTATCGGTGTGGTGATGCTCCTCGCCACCGCCTTATATCTGTTTCGCCTCGACGCGAGAGGATTATGGATTGATGAGTTTCTGAGTATCCGCGACGCTCAAGATGTCAGCTTTAACCGAGGTCGGCTTTTATATTACGTTCTCCTCGAAATTTGGATGACCGTTGGGCAAAGTGACGTTTGGTTACGAAGCTTAGCAGTTCTCTTTGCCCTCTGCGCTGTCGCGCTGACGTATCAACTCGGTCGTTCCCTCTTTACAAAGCGGGTTGGACTCATCGCTGCTCTGATGTTAGCCCTATCTCCCCTCTTTATTAACCATGCCCAGGAAGTCCGCTACTACACTATGAGTGTCAGTCTAGGGATTGCTGGAAGCTTAGCACTGGCGAAGTCTCTCAATGCTCCCAACCGCCCTATCAATTATGTGTTATGGGTGATATTTAGAGTTTTAGCCGTTTTGACCACCCCTCTAAATGCCGCCCTCTTAGTCTCCGACGGAATCATCATTCTAGTCAAATATTATCGACACCCTCGACGACTCGTTCACTTTGCGATCGCAGGGTTAATCCTCAGTATCATGACCCTACCTGTCGCCCTCTCAGTGCTAGATTCAGCGGGTGCTCATCGCTTAGACTTACCCGTCCCCGGACTCAATAACCTAGTGCGAGAACTCAGGATATTAACAGCATTTTCCTATCCACCGCCGCCCCCCTATTTGACTCGACTGGGTCATGTATATATCCTCACAAGTTTGCTTGTGCTGGGGGTGGTAATCCTCCGAAAACGGCAGTCGAAAACGTTCCAATGGCTCGTTGCTTGGACGGTGATTCCAGTTGGGATGATTTTCATTTTTTCCCATCTGATCTTCTCAATTTGGAATACTCGTTATGTCATGCTGGTCTTGCCCTATCTTCTGATTATGATGGCGGTGGGATTCCTAGAAATTCGGTCTCGCTGGCATCGTCTAGCCTGGGCAATACTTCTGATATATGCCATCACTGTAGGTAGTGGTTTGGGGGTCTATTACACCCGTTCAAGTCGCTACATGGGAGCCTCAGACCATTACCGAGCAACGGTCGAGATTCTGAACCAAAATAACCGGCCAGATGATGTCATTGTCTGGGCAATTATGCACAACACACCCATCCCAATTCAGCATTACTATGAAGGAACGGCCCCCGTTACCTTGAGACGACGAATCCAAATTCCCAGTGATAACAGCACAGTTGGACGCGAAAATATTGAAGCCTGGTTATCAGGCTTGCCCTCTTTCTCATCCCGTTTATGGCTCGTTTATGGTCCAAGAGTTGTTCACGACGATGAATTATTCTACGACGTCTTAACGGAAGAGTTTATGATTGAAGCACATTACACCGTCGAGGACTTTAACATTTTTCTGCTCACCTCCACAGAGCCGAGAACTTAGCCCTAATTGAGGGAGCTTTTGGTAAGGGGAACGCTCCCCCAGCAAGACTCTATCAGAGAGTCATAGGGTCTCAAGACCCCATGCCCCCGGTATCCTTAGGACACCTCAGCTCCAGACTTTGCCGTCTCAGGGAGCGTCAACCAAGATGATAAATCTCGTTGCAATAGCTCTTGCAGTTCTAAAATGTCCTCTCGATAGATATCTCTGAGCAACCGTCGTTCCTCGGCAGACAAGGGTAGCGCACTTTTATCCTTGTAATTGAGGGAAAGGAGATAGCGGCGAATCCCCTGGCGAGTTTTCTCCGGGAACACCAGCCGTAATACCGAGCCAGCCAAACTTCTTAGGGGATTACGAGTTTGCAGCACCCGATGAACCGTTTTATTTTGGGGGACTGCTGCTTTCTGAGCGCGAAACGATGTATCGGGAACAAACTGATCATCTACACCAATAAAGTTATAAATCCCTTGCATCATCGCCACTGGGTCTTGCACCAAATCATCATAAAGACAGACCTTAAGATTGTCTGCACCAAACTTTTCCATAAAGGCTTTGAGAGACTCGCAATAAAACCCCTTGCGAATTTGGAATGACTTGATGGGACGTTGACTAGCTTGCTCTCTTAGGGGGGGACAGTTTCCGCCATCAATGGCATCTCGGATGTGCATTAAGTAGTCCGAATGGGCGCGCTCAATAGGATTGCGGAGAATCACCACCAACTTAGCCTGTGGAACTAGGTTGTAGATGACGGGAATGGAGGTTTCATGGTGGAATAAGTAATTCGGGGAGGCTTCCCCGATCGCCACCTTATCCTGGACGTTCTCAAAGAGCGCCAAATACTTTTCGAGACTATCAATCTTTCTCGGTTTTTTCGAGACTACCCCGCTCCAGTCTCGCTCTAGGAAATTCGTTTCCTTGACTGGACTCATATAGACCTGGGGGTGCTGGGACAAGTACCGGTAAATTGAGGTTGTCCCAGCCTTTTGCACCCCAATCACGAGAAAGTTGGGAAGATGTTTTGTGTCCATGGATGATAGCAACGATACTGTACATCCAGAGTAGCAGGTTCACCGTAGACGTCGAGAGGAGCAAAATCGGCGGTAACTCCCCCAGGGATGACTCCTGAGAACTCCTGCACCAATGCCCTCGGTTAGCCAACCTTAGCCAAGCCATCCCGATTCCAGGGTGAATCGCCCTCAAACTGCCTCCATTGAGGAGAACTTGAGCAGTGGCAACCGGCTCAAATTGGCCGGCTTAAAGATTTTAAGCTTGTCCTATGGATCATTATTAGGTAAATTTGCTAGTCTAGCTTAAATACGTTTGGGAACGGTA
Proteins encoded:
- a CDS encoding glycosyltransferase family 39 protein, which gives rise to MLKRHFRTLNRFVPQGWRSIGVVMLLATALYLFRLDARGLWIDEFLSIRDAQDVSFNRGRLLYYVLLEIWMTVGQSDVWLRSLAVLFALCAVALTYQLGRSLFTKRVGLIAALMLALSPLFINHAQEVRYYTMSVSLGIAGSLALAKSLNAPNRPINYVLWVIFRVLAVLTTPLNAALLVSDGIIILVKYYRHPRRLVHFAIAGLILSIMTLPVALSVLDSAGAHRLDLPVPGLNNLVRELRILTAFSYPPPPPYLTRLGHVYILTSLLVLGVVILRKRQSKTFQWLVAWTVIPVGMIFIFSHLIFSIWNTRYVMLVLPYLLIMMAVGFLEIRSRWHRLAWAILLIYAITVGSGLGVYYTRSSRYMGASDHYRATVEILNQNNRPDDVIVWAIMHNTPIPIQHYYEGTAPVTLRRRIQIPSDNSTVGRENIEAWLSGLPSFSSRLWLVYGPRVVHDDELFYDVLTEEFMIEAHYTVEDFNIFLLTSTEPRT
- a CDS encoding sulfotransferase family protein; its protein translation is MDTKHLPNFLVIGVQKAGTTSIYRYLSQHPQVYMSPVKETNFLERDWSGVVSKKPRKIDSLEKYLALFENVQDKVAIGEASPNYLFHHETSIPVIYNLVPQAKLVVILRNPIERAHSDYLMHIRDAIDGGNCPPLREQASQRPIKSFQIRKGFYCESLKAFMEKFGADNLKVCLYDDLVQDPVAMMQGIYNFIGVDDQFVPDTSFRAQKAAVPQNKTVHRVLQTRNPLRSLAGSVLRLVFPEKTRQGIRRYLLSLNYKDKSALPLSAEERRLLRDIYREDILELQELLQRDLSSWLTLPETAKSGAEVS